CACGGTTTCCGTAGCGAGGTCCAGGTAGCGTCCGAGGTCCACGCGGGACATCGGCAATTCGATCTCGCCGCCCGGCGTGATCGTGGCGTCGAGCTGGCTCAGCAGGAACGCGGCGACGCGCTGGTCGGCGCTGCAGCGTTCGCGATGCAGCATGCCGTGCAGGCGATCGAATTCATGGCCCAGGGCGCTCAGTATCCGGTCCCGGAACTGCACGGTTTCGAGCATGCGTGCGCGCACTGCGGCGATCGGCAGCCGGCACACCCAAGTGCGCGACAGGGCGCGTGCATTGGCGCGGAATTCCGGATTGCAGACTGCATCGAGCCCGACGATGTCCTCCGCCAGCTGGAAGCCGCGGATTTCCTCGTCGCCGTCGGCGGACACCACATAGGTCTTGAACGCACCGCCGCGCACGAGGTACAGATGTTCGGCCCGATCGCCGATGCGGTACAGATGCTCGCCCTTGTCAAGTACGCTGCGACTCACCCCGGCGGACTGCATCTGCGCAGGCGTCATGCCTTCGACCAGCAGACCGCCGAGACAGCGGCTTTGACGCGGGCAATCGATGCAGGGTGCGGTGGCGGACATGGCGGGCTCCGTGGGACAGGCTGGATTCGAGGTGCCCAGTCTGTGGCCCGGCCGCCTGCGCCACCATTCGGTCTTACGCGTAGCCCGCCTGCGGAAACCACGTACGGGAAACTACGTATCGGCAGCGTCCGGGGGTGGAGCCGGGGGGCTCAGACAGCCCTGTACCGCACTCTGGAACGCATCGTCACCGAACGGCTTTTGCAGTACCTCGTACACGCCCAGCCGGCGCAGACGCTCCAGTTGCGCGCCGCTGCGATCAGCGGTGATGACCAGCACCGGCAGTCGCGAGCCACGTTCGCGCAGATGACGCAGCACGGTCTCTCCGTCCATTTGCGGCATGTTGAGGTCGAGCACCAGGCAGCTGGCCGTTTCGTCGATCGGACTGTCGAGGAATTCACCTCCGCTGGCGAAGCTGCGGGCACGCCAGCCGCAGCAGCGCGCCAGCAGATCCAATGCGGACCGCACCGCGGTGTCGTCTTCAACGATATAGACGACCGCGTTGGGGTCCGGTCCGGACGTGGCGCCGGAAATCAGGGCGGGATTCGCAATCACGGCTGACAAGGGA
This region of Banduia mediterranea genomic DNA includes:
- a CDS encoding Crp/Fnr family transcriptional regulator; this encodes MSATAPCIDCPRQSRCLGGLLVEGMTPAQMQSAGVSRSVLDKGEHLYRIGDRAEHLYLVRGGAFKTYVVSADGDEEIRGFQLAEDIVGLDAVCNPEFRANARALSRTWVCRLPIAAVRARMLETVQFRDRILSALGHEFDRLHGMLHRERCSADQRVAAFLLSQLDATITPGGEIELPMSRVDLGRYLDLATETVSRVFTRLQSRKVLRKQGTRCEVVDRDALCALA
- a CDS encoding response regulator transcription factor, yielding MIANPALISGATSGPDPNAVVYIVEDDTAVRSALDLLARCCGWRARSFASGGEFLDSPIDETASCLVLDLNMPQMDGETVLRHLRERGSRLPVLVITADRSGAQLERLRRLGVYEVLQKPFGDDAFQSAVQGCLSPPAPPPDAADT